In one Halorubrum sp. CBA1229 genomic region, the following are encoded:
- a CDS encoding molybdopterin-dependent oxidoreductase produces MTGSGDSDVAAETGGDVEDLTGLYREYGDDRLPPGQRETDRFPVLSKSGTPSVEPETFAFEAWGAVDDPLTYSLSEFRDLPSVTQRQDFHCVTGWSKFDCEFTGVEFTELVDRAGVGDDVEHVLFHALDGYTTNLSLDECTRDGVLFAYGYDGDDLPADHGGPIRVVTPHKYAYKGAKWVSGVEFLTEKELGYWEKRGYSDTADPWNEERYS; encoded by the coding sequence ATGACCGGATCCGGCGACTCGGACGTCGCGGCCGAGACCGGCGGCGACGTCGAGGACCTCACGGGGCTCTACCGCGAGTACGGCGACGACCGGCTCCCCCCCGGCCAGCGCGAGACCGACCGCTTCCCGGTGCTCTCGAAGAGCGGGACGCCCTCGGTAGAGCCCGAGACGTTCGCGTTCGAGGCCTGGGGCGCCGTCGACGACCCCCTGACGTACTCGCTGTCTGAGTTCCGCGACCTCCCGTCCGTCACGCAGCGACAGGACTTCCACTGCGTCACGGGCTGGAGCAAGTTCGACTGCGAGTTCACCGGCGTCGAGTTCACCGAGCTCGTCGACCGCGCCGGGGTCGGCGACGACGTCGAACACGTCCTCTTCCACGCGCTCGACGGGTACACCACGAACCTCTCGCTCGACGAGTGCACTCGCGACGGCGTCCTGTTCGCGTACGGCTACGACGGCGACGACCTCCCGGCCGATCACGGCGGGCCGATCCGAGTCGTCACGCCGCACAAATATGCTTATAAAGGAGCCAAATGGGTCTCGGGGGTCGAGTTCCTCACGGAGAAGGAGCTCGGCTACTGGGAGAAGCGCGGCTACAGCGACACCGCCGACCCGTGGAACGAGGAGCGGTACAGCTGA